GTAGTATTTATGGCCTATTTATGCGAGAAGCAAGGCGATTTACATAAAATTTGCTGCCTATTGgtgcatttttattaataattagttttgttCACATGTCATTGAAGAGATCATCAACAATTCGCTGGGAATACCCCATGTAACAACACGCAGATCACAAACCTCGAGCAGTAGTTCGCGTTGTGACGTTCGTTTCAACCGgttatattgttattatcatagcaattaaaaaagcaaaagcgcaTACGATATTATTAACGAGTTATCAACAACTCCATTATAAATTTGCGTTATTTCTACGATTTTCTCTTTTCTCAATACCACGACACCTCCACAGCGGGCGACGGCTTTAAGCGAACTGAACGGACGACTGATAAACTACTGTCTGTTAGACCACTGTAAACTGACAACagataaatgttaaattatcTGTTAATGCGCTGTTAGCAGCGTGCTGCTCAGTGCGCTGCAGCGTTTGCCTGTGGCTTGGGCAAGGTGGATAAGAGCTGGAATCTGATAAGAAGCGTTAGCtagggagagagagcgggtTGCGGTTGGAAGAAGGAAAGAGTATTAAAACGCTTAAAGAAACATTAATAGCAATAGCATGTATAAAAGACTTGACTTGACAAAAATTGCATAAGAGAGCCACTCATTTTAAGACAAAGCGGCATATTCTCCAATcagaatattatattatatctttaTGCATGTGAAAAAGAGAGTAAACACATAAAATGCTGTCTCAGCTCTTATAACAGCGGCGATCTTGCAATAACAGTGAAATGTTAATTTAACATGCAGCGAATCCTCGCAAGtaaataaactaaacaaacaaacattccACTATGCATATGTATAGGTATATGCACATGTAATTATTGCACACATATCTGAATTTGCGCTAAGTCTGCAGATTGGCGGGAGGGCTTTGTTGGTGGGCCTTTGTCGGCATTCCTTTTTGCGCCTTGTCCGCACGTAggcgaaaaaaacaaaagccacaTGGCAATTGATAGACGCTTGCCAGCGGTTTGCCCAGTTGAAATGTAAACAAACTGTCAAGTGTTCAATGAATGGATGGATGCTTCAAGTGGTCAAGTGCTCCCACAACCTGCTGctgtttggctttggctcgCAATCGAAGCTGTTTGCGCGCCCTGAGGGCAGCTTTTTCAAGCTGTGATTCAGcgcgtttttgttttgtctattTATCGACTTAATTGGCCTGTTGCTGGCAATTCAATTAGCCGCCCGAAGCTGACATAAAGCTCACGTTACATCCATTAACCAAATGAGTCAAAGATCAGCGCGCTTCACGAAGCTTTCAAGCGAATTGAATGCACATGTTGAATAGCAGCGAAAAGCACAACAATAACTGTACATCTGACAAGTCAATTATATTCGTACAGTGCCCGTCATAATTAGttgcatatattattatttattccactattaattgaaatttcagTTAGGTTTTGTTTATGGTGTGATTGGAAAAGAATTTATAGCCTAATCCTAAAATCAGTTTATGAAAtctttaattacaaaaatgaCGCTCAGTCTTGtgtttgaaaagtttttgaaGAAGAAATTCCCTTcgaaatacaattatttaagCTTTGGCCGAATTCTCATTTGATTTTCACACTTATTCCACAGTTTAAAGTGGAATTTTAAAAGCccatatataaagaaaactaCTTTCAATCTCTCACAGCCATTATTCACAAGCGTAAGCCAGCTGGGAGCCTATCAAGAAATGGGTTTTTCCCAGTTCAACTTCATTTGAAAATCTTCTTTATTGCCTACACTTATCTCTGGCAAGGAGAAGCCACGGCAATTGAATTCGCAGATAAGACCAAGATGGTTCCCCGATTATTGTTACCAAATGAGCATATTAAACTCcaaagtttatttatatataccgTTCTATACCTTATATGAGATATAGGTCCAAATGACACGTAGGGCGTTCTATGGTTAATGTAGGGTAATAAATGTTGCCTTGTGCCTAACGTGTACGTGTTCAAAgtcagttttttatttttctatgcaGGGGCAATGACAACGGCAATTATCATTATGATATAATATATGAATACGATAATAACCGATGTGATGAGATCCAAGAGAAACACAATTTGGATTAgaaattttttgttatttttttttgggtggtctcaaattgttttatagccaaaaatcgatttgcgAAAGCAACCAAAACGAGCCGCGCAATTGCCAATTAATTTGATGGCTTTGAAAACAATTGAACAAAACGTGTAAACACATATAAacatacagatatatatagatatatatttgtattaataaGCTGAAAACGTGCCCCGTCTGCCATCCAGCCGGATCCGCAGTACGAGCCTCAAGACCTATTCCGTGGTATTCCCGAATTATGCGCGTTGACATTGTCTCGAAAAggagagttttttttttttttgaacaaaCTGGTTTCGCGCTTCAGCATTGAGCCTCAAGTGCCGGCaactacatatgtatatattgtcaAAGACTCggcaaataatacaaaaatatatataaaacttgtGGGCAGCTCTCTCGGTCGCTCGATCATAAAAATCACATTTTAATCGCTCGCCAGGCATCCAAGGCTTCCCCCAAATTGAAGATCACATTGCGCTGGATGCCAAAGCGAATAAGAAACATAACCAAAAGAAACTGACCTTGACACTCTCGTTGGCTGGAGAGCGGATTCCCGAACAGATGTCCGAATACTTATGGGCGCCACAGTTTAATTAGTTGCCAATTAGCGATCTTAACGTTAAGATAGTTtgctcaaatatttaaacgaGTTGATTAAAAATATGATGTGAACTTCTTGCGCGCACTCACTTaacttttagtttttcaattatCTTTGACACATATAAAGTTGAAGGTTTGAACCCAACGTATTTTCACTTAATTAAATTCTCTTTGCGTTTGTTTAACCGCTGCCGAACTTCTTGTTTGGCCAATTCACTGCAACTGAGCATTTGCTTGGGCAATTGTCTGCAGCTGTTAGATAACAGCAGCTGCGCTGTTAAGTTGCACAAAAAGCTTCCGCCGCACAAGCTTAACAGAAAGTTTTGATGTGACTCGGTTGAAGACTTTCAATTTATACAGTGGCGGACAAAACAAACTGCTCACTTACTTTCACATTGTTTAAGGCGgggtactttttttttttttgaaatagcAGCACACATTTAGGGTTCATATAATTGTACTTAATCCCGATGTTAAAGTGTAGACCTGAAAATACACTCTAtataaaaagaacaactttgtTAAAGCAGATTCTCTAGCTGTATTTCAGTTTTATACCAATTCATGTTTCAGTTGAAGGTCCAGTTCACGTGTTCGGTTTAGGAATatgttaaaaatgttatagacttaacaattaattgaaaattagaTAATTATGCTTTTAACAGACTAccctaatgaaaacaaatgttGGGCAACGGCAAGCCCCAAGCTTGAAGACTATTTAACATAAAGCTCCAAAAGTATCCCATTTAAGAGCATATCGAAGTACTTTTCATAGAATTAAGCAACCCTTTGTTGATTATCATATAACAATATCTTAAGCGTTTAactaataatataaacaaatatgaaatttGTGAAATTGAAATTCGAAATAAACTATCAAGCCTGCCTCAGCGACAAATGAGAAAATCCTAACAAAGAAAGCTCCTATCagaataaataatttcaagaTCAGTTCAAATTAGAATTGTAATTGGAATTGTAAGTGGAACGAAGCGCATCAATTCCATATTCCGTATTCAGTTACTGGAACTTGCACTGCTGCTCTCTCATTGCGCCTGCACTTGCTCTTGCAGAGGCTTTTGGTGCAGAAGCGATTCTTGTTGCCGCCGCAGCCGTTGTAGGAGAGTCTCTTGCAGGATCGGCTCCTGGTATCGTACcaccacatatatatattcgcatTCCCGTAGCAGACGGTCTCATTGGCGTGTCCTTCGCTTTTGCCGCCTATGCAAACTGGTTGGCTATCTGTAGAGGGTTAAGAAGTTGTTAATGCCCCGCATCATTTCTGGCCGTGCAGAGGACGTGCCACAATTGGTTACCTGCAACACCACCACGACAGACCATCGCCTGTATGCCAGTGTGGGCCACATAGAAAGCCAGGCCAGCCAGGATTAGAAAGAATTTCATTTTGAAGAAACTCACTAAACTCAGCTC
The sequence above is a segment of the Drosophila virilis strain 15010-1051.87 chromosome 3, Dvir_AGI_RSII-ME, whole genome shotgun sequence genome. Coding sequences within it:
- the LOC6622694 gene encoding chymotrypsin inhibitor SCI-I encodes the protein MKFFLILAGLAFYVAHTGIQAMVCRGGVADSQPVCIGGKSEGHANETVCYGNANIYMWWYDTRSRSCKRLSYNGCGGNKNRFCTKSLCKSKCRRNERAAVQVPVTEYGIWN